In Bradyrhizobium sp. 1(2017), one DNA window encodes the following:
- a CDS encoding cupin domain-containing protein produces MDAAIPKEHEAADRHSHLVQPQSMDWQKTRFPGCEAKTLLFDCRTGLMTALMRFAPGSVLPDHEHVGIEQSYVIEGALVDKEGPAKGIACKAGEFIWREAGSRHAAWCPDGALILAIFQVPNKFFEADGRVVDAAGQDWDETWGHTDAQRARSV; encoded by the coding sequence ATGGACGCTGCGATCCCGAAGGAGCACGAAGCCGCCGATCGGCATTCTCACCTGGTTCAGCCGCAAAGCATGGACTGGCAGAAAACGCGCTTTCCCGGCTGCGAGGCCAAGACGTTGCTGTTCGATTGCCGCACGGGCCTGATGACTGCCCTGATGCGCTTTGCGCCGGGATCGGTGCTGCCCGACCACGAGCATGTCGGCATCGAGCAGAGCTACGTCATCGAGGGCGCGCTCGTCGACAAGGAGGGGCCCGCCAAGGGGATCGCCTGCAAGGCGGGCGAATTCATCTGGCGCGAGGCCGGCAGCCGGCATGCCGCCTGGTGTCCGGACGGCGCCTTGATCCTGGCCATCTTCCAGGTGCCGAACAAGTTCTTCGAAGCCGACGGCCGTGTGGTCGATGCCGCCGGTCAGGATTGGGACGAGACGTGGGGCCACACGGACGCGCAGCGGGCGCGGAGCGTTTGA